One window of the Thermococcus sp. P6 genome contains the following:
- a CDS encoding PRC-barrel domain-containing protein: MVRIIASKLRDVELITDTGIRLGWVYDLSFDEETGDILVIVAEPDEDLDTSEFVTDHEGLLLIPVSAVKSIGEVIIIDSNKLAVKSKLRRIGPVKKRPPEEEPESPVE, translated from the coding sequence ATGGTCAGGATAATAGCCTCAAAGCTTAGAGATGTCGAGCTGATAACCGACACTGGAATAAGGCTCGGCTGGGTTTACGACCTCAGCTTCGATGAGGAAACGGGCGATATCCTCGTGATAGTGGCCGAACCCGATGAGGACCTCGATACCAGCGAGTTTGTGACGGATCACGAGGGCCTCCTGCTGATTCCGGTCAGCGCGGTTAAGAGCATCGGCGAGGTCATCATAATAGACTCGAACAAGCTCGCGGTTAAGTCCAAGCTCCGCAGGATCGGTCCGGTAAAGAAGAGACCCCCGGAAGAGGAACCCGAAAGTCCTGTGGAGTGA
- a CDS encoding transcription initiation factor IIB, with amino-acid sequence MGKRRVCPICGSTEFIYDPSRGERVCKVCGYVIEENIVDTGPEWRAFDAGQREKRARVGAPESILLHDKGLSTDIGIDRRVSGLMREKIYRMRRWQSRLRISDAAERNLAFALSELDRVASQLKLPRYVEEEAARLYREALKKGLIRGRSIESVITACVYAACRLLKVPRTLDEVADISRVDKKEIGRSYRFIARNLNLTPKKLFVKPTDYVDKFADELGLNDRVRKRAVKILEEAYEKGLTSGKSPAGLVAAALYIAGLMEDDKRTQREVAEVARVTEVTVRNRYKELVERLNLKVPI; translated from the coding sequence GTGGGTAAACGCAGGGTGTGTCCGATTTGTGGTTCGACGGAGTTCATCTACGACCCGAGCAGGGGAGAGAGGGTATGTAAAGTTTGCGGTTACGTCATCGAGGAGAACATCGTGGACACGGGTCCCGAGTGGCGTGCCTTCGATGCGGGCCAGAGGGAGAAGAGGGCCCGTGTTGGTGCCCCCGAGAGCATTCTGCTTCACGACAAGGGCCTCTCAACGGACATCGGAATCGACAGACGTGTTTCCGGCCTGATGCGCGAGAAGATCTACAGGATGAGAAGGTGGCAGTCCCGCCTGAGGATAAGCGACGCCGCCGAGCGTAACCTTGCCTTCGCCCTGAGCGAGCTTGACAGGGTTGCCAGCCAGCTGAAGCTTCCGAGGTACGTTGAGGAGGAGGCCGCGAGGCTCTACCGTGAGGCCCTGAAAAAGGGCCTTATAAGGGGACGCTCGATCGAGAGCGTCATCACCGCCTGCGTTTACGCTGCGTGCAGGCTCCTGAAGGTTCCGAGAACCCTCGATGAAGTGGCAGACATATCCCGCGTCGACAAAAAGGAGATAGGAAGAAGCTACCGCTTCATCGCCAGAAACCTCAACCTTACACCGAAGAAACTCTTCGTTAAACCCACGGATTACGTTGATAAGTTTGCCGACGAGCTGGGGCTGAATGATAGGGTCAGGAAAAGGGCGGTTAAGATACTGGAGGAGGCGTACGAAAAGGGACTGACAAGCGGTAAGAGCCCCGCGGGCCTCGTCGCCGCTGCCCTCTACATCGCCGGCCTCATGGAGGACGATAAAAGAACCCAGAGGGAAGTTGCGGAAGTGGCGCGCGTTACCGAGGTGACCGTCAGGAACAGGTACAAGGAACTCGTGGAGAGGCTTAACCTGAAGGTCCCGATTTGA
- the glp gene encoding gephyrin-like molybdotransferase Glp, giving the protein MAFLKVVPLEKALNVVDSLPLKPEIESVPLSEALGRVLARDLVSPIDVPPFDRATVDGYAVRAEDTFMASETEPVRLRVVGEVNAGDEPSLELKPGESVYISTGAPLPGGADAVVQFEEVDRDGDEVVIYRPAYPDLNVMKAGADIPKGKLLLKRGTRLTFKDTSLLSAVGMAEVPVFRKPKVAVIGTGNEVILPGEELKPGKIYDIDGRAVTDAVRELGGEAVFIGIAKDERDSLRSMIERAVECCDMVILSGGASGGIRDLTASLIEELGEVMVHGIAIQPGKPTIIGLVKGKPVFGLPGYPTSCLTNFTLLVAPLLRRLLGREDEVRKVKKKLAHKVFSVKGRRQFLPVRIEGEKAVPILKGSGAVTSFVDADGFIEVPENVEILEAGETVEVTFFG; this is encoded by the coding sequence ATGGCCTTCCTGAAGGTGGTCCCTCTGGAAAAAGCTCTCAACGTGGTGGATTCCCTTCCCCTGAAACCGGAGATCGAAAGCGTTCCCCTGAGCGAGGCCCTTGGAAGGGTACTGGCCCGCGATCTGGTGTCCCCGATAGACGTTCCCCCCTTTGACAGGGCGACCGTGGACGGCTACGCCGTAAGGGCGGAGGATACGTTCATGGCGAGCGAGACCGAGCCCGTCAGGTTGAGGGTCGTTGGGGAAGTCAACGCGGGGGATGAGCCTTCTCTGGAGCTCAAACCCGGCGAGAGCGTTTACATCTCCACTGGAGCACCCCTGCCCGGGGGTGCCGATGCGGTGGTGCAGTTCGAAGAAGTAGACAGGGACGGCGATGAAGTCGTCATCTACAGGCCAGCCTATCCGGACCTCAACGTCATGAAGGCTGGGGCGGACATTCCCAAGGGTAAGCTCCTTCTGAAACGCGGGACGAGGCTCACCTTCAAGGATACCTCACTTCTATCTGCCGTGGGAATGGCCGAGGTTCCCGTGTTCAGAAAACCGAAGGTGGCCGTGATAGGCACCGGAAACGAGGTGATCCTCCCCGGCGAGGAACTGAAGCCGGGAAAGATATACGACATAGACGGAAGGGCCGTGACCGATGCCGTGAGGGAACTCGGCGGGGAAGCGGTTTTCATCGGAATAGCAAAGGACGAGCGGGATAGCCTGAGGTCCATGATAGAGAGGGCCGTCGAGTGCTGCGATATGGTCATCCTGAGCGGAGGTGCGAGCGGAGGAATAAGGGACCTGACCGCTTCCCTGATCGAGGAGCTCGGCGAGGTGATGGTCCACGGCATAGCCATTCAGCCGGGCAAACCCACGATAATAGGCCTCGTAAAGGGAAAGCCCGTCTTCGGTCTCCCCGGCTACCCGACCAGCTGTCTCACGAACTTCACCCTTCTTGTAGCGCCCCTTCTCAGGAGGCTCCTCGGAAGAGAGGATGAGGTCAGGAAGGTGAAGAAAAAGCTTGCCCACAAGGTCTTTTCGGTGAAGGGCAGGCGTCAGTTCCTTCCCGTCAGGATAGAGGGTGAGAAGGCCGTTCCGATCCTCAAGGGGAGCGGGGCGGTGACGAGTTTCGTGGACGCGGACGGCTTCATTGAAGTTCCGGAGAACGTTGAGATACTCGAGGCGGGTGAAACCGTTGAGGTGACCTTCTTCGGGTGA
- a CDS encoding nucleotidyltransferase domain-containing protein, translating into MPREKVVNIWDEREVIYSPERWRYLREKREKARRIMERLRDFDPQIYGSVARGDVRRDSDIDIFIPYRTPGYLIELALEGLVGRRRIVMATPWHLIKGVIEVDGETTVTFPLIDPTDRELEFYRWGGSIDLEGLKAGKRAPGVNKRLILIIPTERGHVEREVVGRESEVARTLGVSVDIVTERVHILRRRDSIGRTGIYINEEVPDWMGFEEALKLIADRDPNVRRKIRERGE; encoded by the coding sequence ATGCCGAGGGAAAAGGTCGTGAACATCTGGGACGAGAGGGAGGTCATTTATTCGCCGGAGAGATGGCGTTATTTGAGGGAAAAACGGGAGAAGGCTCGGAGGATAATGGAGAGACTGCGCGACTTCGATCCCCAGATCTACGGCAGCGTCGCGAGGGGCGATGTGAGGAGGGACAGTGACATAGACATCTTCATACCCTACCGGACGCCGGGATACCTGATCGAGCTCGCGCTGGAGGGGCTCGTGGGAAGGAGGAGGATAGTCATGGCGACGCCGTGGCATCTCATCAAGGGAGTGATAGAGGTGGACGGGGAAACCACCGTAACCTTTCCCCTGATAGATCCGACCGACAGGGAACTGGAGTTCTACAGGTGGGGCGGGTCGATAGACCTCGAGGGCCTAAAGGCCGGCAAACGGGCCCCGGGTGTCAACAAGAGGCTGATCCTCATAATCCCGACGGAAAGGGGGCACGTCGAGAGGGAGGTCGTCGGACGGGAGAGCGAGGTGGCGAGGACGCTGGGGGTGAGCGTGGACATCGTCACGGAGCGCGTTCACATCCTGAGGAGGAGGGACAGCATCGGGAGAACCGGCATCTACATCAACGAGGAAGTCCCGGACTGGATGGGGTTCGAGGAAGCCCTTAAGCTCATAGCCGACAGAGACCCCAACGTAAGGAGAAAGATCAGGGAGAGGGGAGAGTAG
- the fen gene encoding flap endonuclease-1 — protein sequence MGVQIGELVPRREIELKNLHGRKVAVDAFNAIYQFLSTIRQRDGTPLMDSRGRITSHLSGLFYRNINLMEAGIKPAYVFDGEPPEFKRREIERRREARREAEEKWYEALETGNLEEAKKYAMRSTRVNETLINDSKRLLELMGIPVVQAPSEGEAQAAYMAARGSVYASASQDYDSLLFGAPKLVRNVTITGRRKLPGKNVYVEVKPELIVLEEVLRELGIDREKLIELAILVGTDYNPGGVKGIGPKKALSIVKNSRDPLGKYRDGEVDLYAIKEFFLNPPVTDDYELRWREPDEEGILKFLCDEHDFSEERVKNGLERLKKAVKEGKQATLEGWFGRR from the coding sequence ATGGGCGTGCAGATAGGCGAGCTCGTGCCCCGGAGGGAGATAGAGCTGAAGAACCTTCACGGCAGGAAGGTTGCCGTGGACGCTTTCAACGCCATCTACCAGTTCCTCTCAACCATAAGACAGCGCGACGGAACCCCCCTGATGGATTCAAGGGGCAGGATAACCTCCCACCTCAGCGGGCTGTTCTACCGCAACATAAACCTCATGGAGGCGGGAATAAAGCCGGCCTACGTTTTCGACGGGGAACCCCCGGAGTTCAAAAGGAGGGAGATAGAGCGGAGACGGGAGGCCCGGAGGGAGGCCGAAGAAAAGTGGTACGAGGCCCTCGAGACCGGCAACCTTGAGGAGGCCAAGAAGTACGCGATGCGCTCCACGAGGGTAAACGAGACCCTCATAAACGACTCGAAAAGGCTTCTCGAGCTGATGGGAATCCCCGTGGTTCAGGCGCCGAGCGAGGGTGAGGCGCAGGCGGCCTACATGGCGGCCAGAGGGAGCGTTTACGCCTCGGCTTCTCAGGATTACGACTCGCTCCTCTTCGGGGCCCCGAAACTCGTTAGGAACGTAACGATAACGGGCCGGAGGAAACTCCCGGGAAAGAACGTCTACGTCGAGGTCAAACCCGAACTCATAGTACTGGAGGAGGTCCTCAGGGAGCTGGGGATAGACAGGGAAAAACTGATAGAGCTCGCTATTCTGGTGGGCACCGACTACAACCCGGGAGGGGTAAAGGGGATAGGACCGAAAAAGGCCCTCTCCATAGTCAAAAACAGCAGGGACCCGCTTGGGAAGTACCGGGACGGCGAGGTCGATCTCTACGCCATAAAGGAGTTCTTCCTGAATCCTCCCGTGACCGATGACTACGAACTCAGGTGGCGCGAACCCGATGAGGAGGGGATACTGAAGTTCCTCTGCGACGAGCACGACTTCAGCGAGGAAAGGGTAAAGAACGGCCTTGAGAGGCTCAAAAAGGCGGTAAAAGAGGGAAAGCAGGCAACACTCGAGGGCTGGTTCGGAAGGCGCTGA
- a CDS encoding metallophosphoesterase, whose amino-acid sequence MLIALISDVHSSIEALEAVWKAVSGADAVLCMGDLVGYGASPNEVVEFVREEMEKRPFLCVRGNHDNAVAFGLDRGFNPYARESVRWHQRVMSVENLEFLRRLPVRQLFTDDTGRDYLLIHGSPRVPLDEYLFPWLPDGEFKSVLGYVRQKDLLVGHTHVPMLKRMGERRIINPGSVGQPRDGDWRAAYAIINTKKEPPENVEFHRVEYDVDSAAGKIIKAGLPKFLAMRLYEGY is encoded by the coding sequence ATGTTAATAGCGCTCATCTCCGACGTTCACTCCAGTATCGAGGCCCTTGAGGCCGTCTGGAAGGCCGTGAGTGGGGCCGACGCCGTTCTCTGCATGGGTGACCTCGTGGGCTACGGTGCCTCACCCAACGAGGTCGTGGAGTTCGTGAGGGAGGAGATGGAAAAGAGGCCTTTTCTCTGCGTGCGCGGCAACCACGACAACGCGGTGGCCTTTGGCCTCGACCGGGGTTTCAACCCCTACGCGAGGGAATCGGTCAGATGGCACCAGCGGGTGATGAGTGTTGAGAACCTCGAGTTCCTGAGGAGGCTCCCCGTGAGGCAGCTCTTCACCGACGATACAGGGAGGGACTACCTTCTCATCCACGGGTCTCCGAGGGTCCCCCTCGACGAGTACCTCTTTCCATGGCTCCCCGATGGTGAGTTCAAAAGTGTGTTGGGTTACGTCAGGCAGAAGGACCTCCTCGTTGGCCACACACATGTACCCATGCTCAAAAGGATGGGCGAACGCCGGATAATCAACCCCGGTAGCGTCGGTCAGCCGAGGGACGGCGACTGGAGGGCGGCCTATGCGATCATAAACACGAAAAAGGAACCTCCCGAAAACGTAGAGTTCCACCGGGTCGAATACGACGTTGATTCAGCGGCCGGGAAGATAATAAAAGCCGGGCTCCCGAAGTTCCTCGCCATGCGACTCTACGAGGGGTATTAA
- a CDS encoding DNA-binding protein, which produces MVEDINEIRKRKLMELQRRYLEQQKAQEEAVKQEMELEAQLNEIMRKILTPEARERLGRVKLVRPELARQVELILVQLYQAGQITEPIDDARLKRILAQIDARTRRDFRIRW; this is translated from the coding sequence ATGGTTGAGGACATAAACGAGATCAGGAAGCGCAAACTTATGGAACTCCAGAGGAGGTACCTCGAGCAGCAGAAGGCTCAGGAGGAGGCCGTAAAGCAGGAGATGGAGCTCGAAGCCCAGCTCAACGAGATAATGAGGAAGATCCTGACTCCCGAGGCGAGAGAGAGGCTCGGAAGGGTGAAACTCGTTCGCCCCGAACTGGCCAGACAGGTCGAGCTGATTCTGGTTCAGCTCTATCAGGCCGGCCAGATAACGGAACCCATCGATGATGCAAGGCTCAAGAGGATACTCGCCCAGATCGACGCCAGAACGAGGCGCGACTTCAGGATCAGGTGGTAA
- the serS gene encoding serine--tRNA ligase encodes MLDIRLIRENPDVVKADLLKRGEIEKLKWIDEIRELDRKWRENLRKINQLRKERNRLAVEIGKRKKSGEPADDLLRRSAEIVDSIRELEREVEELRARIDYYLWRLPNLTHESVPVGRDDTENVPVRFWGKARVWEGFLESFREQSLGRMEYEVLNWRPRLHVDMLEILRGADLERAAKVSGSRFYYLMNELVILDLALIRFALDKLIEKGFTPVTPPYMVRRFVEEGVTSFEDFEDVIYKVEGEDLYLIPTAEHPLAGMHANEILDGNELPLLYAGVSPCFRKEAGTAGKDTKGIFRVHQFHKVEQFVYARPEESWEWHEKIIANAEEIFRELEIPYRVVNICTGDLGYVAAKKYDIEAWMAGQGRFREVVSASNCTEWQARRLNIRYRDRTDEKPRFVHTLNSTAIATSRAIVAILENFQTEEGIVKLPKALWKYTGFREILPAGMKERCCGE; translated from the coding sequence GTGCTGGATATAAGGCTCATCCGTGAAAATCCGGACGTTGTAAAGGCCGACCTCCTGAAGCGCGGGGAAATCGAGAAGCTCAAGTGGATAGACGAGATCCGGGAGCTCGACAGGAAGTGGCGTGAGAACCTCAGGAAGATCAACCAGCTCAGGAAGGAGCGCAACAGGCTGGCGGTGGAGATAGGGAAGCGAAAGAAGTCAGGGGAGCCGGCGGATGACCTCCTCAGGAGGAGCGCCGAGATCGTTGATAGCATACGGGAACTCGAGAGGGAAGTGGAGGAGCTGAGGGCGAGGATAGACTACTACCTGTGGCGCCTGCCGAACCTGACCCATGAGAGCGTTCCCGTTGGCAGGGACGATACCGAGAACGTTCCCGTAAGGTTCTGGGGTAAGGCAAGGGTCTGGGAGGGCTTCCTCGAGAGCTTTAGGGAGCAGAGCCTTGGGAGGATGGAGTACGAGGTGTTGAACTGGAGGCCGAGGCTCCACGTTGACATGCTTGAGATCCTCAGGGGGGCCGATCTCGAGAGGGCCGCCAAGGTGAGCGGTTCACGCTTCTACTACCTCATGAACGAGCTGGTCATCCTCGATCTGGCCCTGATTCGCTTCGCTCTGGACAAACTCATCGAGAAGGGCTTCACCCCCGTAACGCCGCCTTACATGGTGCGCAGGTTCGTTGAGGAAGGCGTCACGAGCTTCGAGGACTTTGAGGACGTTATCTATAAGGTCGAGGGTGAAGACCTCTACCTCATCCCGACGGCCGAGCACCCCCTCGCGGGAATGCACGCCAACGAGATACTGGATGGAAACGAACTGCCCCTGCTCTACGCCGGAGTAAGCCCGTGCTTCAGAAAGGAGGCCGGAACCGCTGGAAAGGACACGAAGGGGATCTTCCGCGTTCACCAGTTCCACAAGGTCGAACAGTTCGTTTACGCCAGACCGGAGGAGAGCTGGGAATGGCACGAGAAGATCATAGCCAACGCCGAGGAGATATTCCGGGAGCTTGAGATCCCCTACAGGGTCGTCAACATCTGCACCGGAGATCTCGGCTACGTTGCGGCCAAAAAGTACGATATAGAGGCGTGGATGGCCGGTCAGGGCAGGTTCAGGGAGGTTGTCTCCGCGAGCAACTGCACGGAGTGGCAGGCGAGACGTTTAAACATCCGTTACCGCGATAGAACAGACGAGAAGCCCCGGTTCGTCCACACGCTCAACTCGACGGCCATAGCGACTTCAAGGGCCATCGTGGCCATACTCGAGAACTTCCAGACGGAGGAGGGCATCGTAAAGCTCCCGAAGGCCCTGTGGAAGTACACGGGCTTCAGGGAGATCCTGCCCGCCGGCATGAAGGAGCGCTGCTGCGGGGAGTGA
- a CDS encoding CDC48 family AAA ATPase, whose translation MIFGKEGGRKKEIKLRVAEALKRDVGRGIVRIDRKYQKQLGVEPGDIVSITGERTTAAIVANAHPDDRGLDIVRMDGYIRRNAGVSIGDHVTVSRAEVQEARKVVLAPAQKGVFIQIPGEIVKRNLLGRPVTKGDLIVASSREESYYGGSPFDEILKGLFETMPIGFGEIKFTVVNTVPKGIVQISYETEVEVLPQAVEVREEAVPEVTYEDIGGLSDAIQKIREMVELPLKHPELFERLGIEPPKGVLLYGPPGTGKTLLAKAVANEANAHFIAINGPEIMSKFYGESEEKLREIFKEAQENAPSIIFIDEIDAIAPKREEVTGEVEKRVVSQLLTLMDGLKSRGKVIVIAATNRPDAIDPALRRPGRFDREIEVGVPDKQGRKEILQIHTRGMPIEPDYDRNTVIKVLKELEKRGVDRALIERLIERVRKASDEEIKEILRSENEIYPEVRARLIDLLLEELAEITYGFVGADLAALAREAAMVVLRRLIKEGKVNPEQERIPPEVLQELRVRREDFYEALKMIEPSALREVLIEVPNVHWDDIGGLEEAKQELREAVEWPLKYPKAFQRLGIEPPKGILLYGPPGTGKTLLAKAVANESEANFIGIRGPEVLSKWVGESEKRVREIFRKARQAAPTVIFIDEIDAIAPARGSDVNRVTDRLINQLLTEMDGIQENSGVVVIAATNRPDILDPALLRPGRFDRLILVPAPDEKARLEILKVHTRNVPLAEEVSLEELARKTEGYSGADIEALVREAALTAMRRIMKELPRESVEEESEEFLGRLRVSKRDFEEALKKIRPSITPYMMDYYRKFEESRKPKIEKRGGVDYYTF comes from the coding sequence ATGATCTTCGGTAAGGAAGGGGGCAGGAAGAAGGAGATAAAGCTGCGCGTTGCCGAGGCCCTGAAGAGGGACGTTGGAAGGGGGATAGTGAGGATAGACCGGAAGTATCAGAAACAGCTCGGCGTTGAGCCGGGGGACATAGTCTCGATCACCGGGGAGAGAACAACCGCAGCGATAGTGGCCAACGCCCATCCCGACGACAGGGGGCTTGACATCGTCAGGATGGACGGCTACATAAGGAGAAACGCCGGGGTAAGCATAGGGGACCACGTGACCGTGTCCAGAGCGGAGGTTCAGGAGGCGAGGAAGGTCGTTCTGGCCCCGGCCCAGAAGGGCGTCTTCATCCAGATACCCGGGGAAATCGTCAAGAGGAACCTGCTGGGCAGGCCCGTCACGAAGGGAGACCTGATAGTGGCGAGCAGCAGGGAAGAGAGCTACTACGGTGGCTCGCCCTTTGACGAGATCCTCAAGGGGCTCTTCGAGACGATGCCGATAGGCTTTGGGGAGATCAAGTTCACGGTCGTCAACACCGTTCCAAAGGGCATAGTCCAGATATCCTACGAAACCGAGGTGGAGGTTCTACCGCAGGCCGTCGAAGTCCGCGAGGAGGCCGTTCCGGAGGTCACCTACGAGGACATCGGCGGGCTGAGCGATGCGATTCAAAAGATCCGCGAGATGGTGGAGCTCCCGCTGAAGCATCCCGAACTCTTCGAGCGCCTCGGTATAGAGCCGCCGAAGGGAGTTCTCCTCTACGGCCCGCCCGGAACGGGTAAAACGCTTCTCGCGAAGGCCGTCGCCAACGAAGCCAACGCCCACTTCATAGCCATAAACGGACCCGAAATAATGAGCAAATTTTACGGGGAGAGTGAGGAAAAGTTAAGGGAAATATTCAAAGAAGCTCAGGAAAACGCTCCGAGCATAATCTTCATTGACGAGATCGACGCGATAGCCCCCAAGAGGGAGGAAGTCACGGGAGAAGTTGAAAAACGCGTGGTATCACAGTTATTAACCCTGATGGACGGTCTGAAGAGCCGCGGGAAAGTCATAGTCATAGCGGCAACCAACAGGCCCGACGCGATCGATCCAGCGTTGAGAAGACCCGGAAGGTTCGACAGAGAAATAGAGGTAGGAGTACCAGACAAACAAGGACGCAAAGAAATCCTCCAGATCCACACGAGGGGAATGCCCATCGAACCGGACTACGACAGGAACACCGTCATAAAGGTCCTTAAAGAGCTGGAGAAGAGGGGCGTGGACAGGGCCCTGATTGAGAGGCTCATCGAAAGGGTAAGGAAAGCGAGCGATGAGGAAATCAAAGAGATCCTGCGGAGTGAGAACGAGATCTACCCGGAGGTTAGGGCGAGGCTGATAGACCTTCTCCTCGAGGAGCTGGCGGAGATCACTTACGGCTTCGTCGGGGCGGATCTGGCGGCACTCGCAAGAGAAGCGGCAATGGTGGTCCTCAGAAGGCTCATCAAGGAGGGTAAGGTGAACCCGGAACAGGAGCGTATCCCGCCGGAGGTTCTTCAGGAGCTCAGGGTACGGAGGGAGGACTTCTACGAGGCCCTGAAGATGATCGAACCCTCTGCCCTCAGAGAAGTCCTCATAGAAGTACCAAACGTCCACTGGGACGACATCGGAGGACTCGAAGAAGCAAAACAAGAACTCCGCGAAGCAGTAGAATGGCCACTGAAGTATCCAAAGGCGTTCCAGAGACTCGGTATAGAGCCGCCGAAGGGGATACTCCTCTACGGTCCACCCGGGACAGGTAAGACTCTACTGGCCAAGGCTGTCGCTAACGAGAGCGAGGCGAACTTCATAGGAATTCGCGGTCCCGAAGTGCTGAGCAAGTGGGTCGGTGAGAGCGAGAAGCGCGTCAGGGAGATATTCAGGAAGGCGAGGCAGGCGGCTCCAACGGTGATCTTCATAGACGAGATCGACGCGATAGCTCCCGCGAGAGGGAGCGACGTGAACAGGGTTACGGACAGGCTCATCAACCAGCTCTTAACCGAGATGGACGGCATACAGGAGAACAGTGGGGTTGTGGTTATAGCTGCAACCAACAGGCCGGACATCCTCGATCCAGCTCTACTCAGGCCCGGAAGGTTTGACAGGCTCATACTCGTCCCGGCTCCCGATGAGAAGGCGAGACTGGAGATACTCAAGGTGCACACGAGGAACGTTCCATTGGCGGAGGAGGTTAGCCTCGAAGAGCTGGCAAGGAAAACCGAGGGCTACAGCGGGGCGGACATAGAAGCCCTCGTAAGAGAAGCCGCCCTAACGGCCATGCGCCGCATAATGAAGGAACTCCCGAGGGAATCCGTGGAGGAGGAGAGCGAGGAGTTCCTCGGAAGGCTCAGGGTGTCAAAAAGGGACTTTGAAGAAGCCCTCAAGAAGATCCGGCCCAGCATAACCCCCTACATGATGGACTACTACAGGAAGTTCGAGGAGAGCAGGAAGCCAAAGATCGAGAAGAGGGGAGGGGTTGATTACTACACCTTCTGA
- the acs gene encoding acetate--CoA ligase alpha subunit: MDEKVKALFRPRSIAVVGASEKPGKIGHAVMKNLVEYGYEGKIYAVNIKGVEIEVNGRKFKSYRSLLEIPDEVDMAVIVVPAKFVPQVVEEAGKKGVKVLPIISSGFGELGEEGKKVEEQLVETARKYGMRILGPNIFGVVYTPEKLNATFGPTDVMPGSLALISQSGALGIALMGWTILEKVGLSAVVSIGNKSDIDDADLLEFFREDENTKAILIYMEGVKDGRKFMEVAKKVSAEKPIIVIKAGRSERGAKAAASHTGSLAGADSIYSAVFKQSGVLRALTIGEAFDWARTLSNLPEPEGENVVILTNGGGIGVMATDAAEEENLKLYDNLDDLKVFANHMPPFGSYKNPVDLTGMADAKSYEGAVRDALANPNMHAVAVLYCQTAVLDPRDLARIVIREYNESGRKKPLVVAIVGGIEAKDAIDMLNEEGIPAYPEPERAIKSLAALYRWSNWKARQKGE; this comes from the coding sequence ATGGATGAAAAGGTAAAGGCGCTTTTCAGACCGAGGAGCATAGCCGTGGTTGGTGCTTCTGAGAAGCCGGGTAAGATAGGCCACGCGGTGATGAAGAACCTCGTGGAGTACGGCTACGAGGGAAAAATATACGCCGTGAACATAAAGGGCGTTGAGATAGAGGTAAACGGCCGGAAGTTCAAGTCCTACAGGAGCCTCCTCGAGATACCCGATGAGGTGGACATGGCGGTTATAGTCGTTCCCGCGAAGTTCGTTCCACAGGTTGTTGAGGAGGCCGGGAAGAAGGGGGTCAAGGTCCTCCCGATAATAAGCTCGGGTTTCGGTGAGCTCGGTGAGGAGGGCAAGAAGGTTGAGGAGCAGCTCGTCGAAACCGCGAGGAAGTACGGCATGAGGATCCTCGGCCCGAACATCTTCGGCGTCGTTTACACCCCGGAGAAGCTCAACGCCACCTTCGGTCCGACCGACGTTATGCCCGGGAGTCTGGCCCTGATAAGCCAGAGCGGAGCCCTCGGAATAGCCCTCATGGGATGGACCATACTCGAGAAGGTCGGCCTTTCGGCGGTCGTGAGCATAGGAAACAAGAGCGACATCGACGATGCTGACCTCCTCGAGTTCTTCAGGGAGGACGAGAACACCAAGGCCATTCTGATATACATGGAGGGCGTCAAGGACGGTAGGAAGTTCATGGAAGTCGCAAAAAAGGTCAGCGCGGAGAAGCCGATCATCGTCATAAAAGCTGGAAGGAGCGAGCGCGGTGCCAAGGCCGCCGCATCTCACACGGGTTCACTCGCAGGTGCCGACAGCATTTACTCGGCCGTCTTCAAGCAGAGCGGCGTTCTAAGGGCCCTGACGATAGGCGAGGCCTTCGACTGGGCGAGAACCCTCAGCAACCTCCCCGAGCCCGAGGGCGAAAACGTTGTCATACTCACAAACGGCGGTGGAATAGGCGTCATGGCCACAGATGCTGCCGAAGAAGAGAACCTCAAGCTCTACGACAACCTTGACGACCTCAAGGTCTTCGCCAATCACATGCCCCCCTTCGGTTCCTACAAGAACCCCGTGGACCTGACGGGTATGGCGGATGCCAAATCCTACGAGGGTGCCGTTAGGGATGCCCTCGCAAACCCGAACATGCACGCCGTAGCGGTCCTCTACTGCCAGACGGCCGTGCTCGACCCAAGGGACCTTGCAAGGATAGTCATCCGCGAGTACAACGAGAGCGGAAGGAAGAAACCCCTCGTCGTTGCCATCGTCGGCGGAATAGAGGCCAAGGATGCCATAGACATGCTGAACGAGGAGGGCATACCCGCCTACCCGGAGCCTGAGAGGGCCATTAAGTCCCTCGCGGCGCTCTACAGGTGGAGCAACTGGAAGGCGCGGCAGAAGGGAGAGTGA